CAAGTCCACTCGTCCAGGAGTTACCATCGCTGACTTTGTCATCTTCCCCCCGCGCTGGGGAGTGGCTGACCACACCTTCAGACCCCCCTACTACCACAGTATAATAAACACACTTACCCTCAGAAAAAATAACTCAAATAGCTACTTATTATGCTTGTCTTTAGTTCTGTTACTGACACCTTTGTCTGTTCTAGCATGCCCACCTTTCCCCTGTCACTGGTCTCTTTGTGTGTtttgtagtagtgtttgtgttaTGTCAGAGCACCCCCTGTCTGTGTTCCAGGGAACTGTATGAGTGAGTGCATGGGGCTGATTAAGAGCCACTGAGGCCAAGGAGGGCTTCCAGCATGATGACCCCTCACGGTCCTGACGGAGACTGCTTCGAGAAGAACAGCATCACTCCCCTCAAACCAGAGAGGGTGGCCGGGGGTCCATGGTAACACACACGATGTGATCACAATTCTCGAACAGCTGTACATAGTGGGACATCAAGTAACATCCCTCTTCTTCTCAGACCTTCATGTTCGAGTAGTCGTTCAGCATGGCGGTAACTAAGTGGGGCCTAGAGACGTGTCAGAGGCTGGACAAGAGCTACTGACAGCCACTCCGCAAACACTTTAACCCCAACTGGAGGCCCAGCAAACAGTAGAGCAGAGGCAGAACAGTCATTACTTCCCCTAGATCACCAGAAAATCATCTAGGATTTAATGTAACACGACTACACTGTGGCTCAATACATTTTATAcaatggcattgttgaatactcatttttgattggcttgaagggcattctagagcttgcattatttccctataaagCACAGTAGCAGTGTAAATCAGCATGGTAGAATTCAATGGTTctagttcattcttacatgttctatgtaTGAGCTGCTGTTGAAAGCAGAAGTCGAATTGAAGACATTGCCATTGTTGAATTAGATTTTCATAATAGCgagctaggactgatggtttggttagctaaaccagcaagtctgtttggttaccaaggcaactaatgtagctatctagtaaacttgctacctacttcagtggatgttccaactggaaaataatgcaactacGTGGAAGGTTAGTGTCACTCCGCTATTGCGCCGTGGAACACACCAACGTCGTTCATTCCTTTTCCTTAGAACGAATAGCCTCTTGTTGATTATCCCTTAGATATCACTCACAGCGTAATATTGAGTGCTTGGTTAATTTGTTCTATGCTCGTTTCTTTGACCAGTTCATTGATAAAAAATTGTACTGACagaaatgaatgaataaataCCGTGGAAGTCTTATTAGCGTGTTTTCATTACTTTGCTGCTCATGTCATTCTTAGCACTTCGATGTTTGTAATGACAGGCAGACACTCATTTTGTTTTCAACAATAACGGAAGTTTTATTCAGTTACCAATAATAGATACACACTGACATTATCTCTACAACACTTTACATTGGAGGTCCGTGATGAGCAAACTCAGTAGGCGAGCTTGAACTTGCGATCGTAGGTCCCAGCTTTGATCTGCTCCTCCTTCTTGTCCTGGAGACAGAGGGGGGTTAGTGAGGTCCCCATGGCAACAGAGAGATGGCATCATCACCTAAGCAACCTACTCATCTTCCACTGCTTAGAATATGAATGAATGTCTCATGAATAAATACAGGGTCGTTTTTCTTCCTCTCAGTGGAAAAATGGCAGAGGAATTACAGCACAGTGTGACAATGGCACACTCAGTACCAAGGTCTCTGTGACATCTCTCTGATTCAGGCACAGATTCAGGGAGAGGATCTCAATAACAATGGAGGAAGAAGGGGTGCCATGTAGACTAAAATGTCACAGACACTACAGAGAATGGTTGCAGAGTATAAGTTGAACTTAGACATGAGCAGCACATATTCTTCCTCCTGACTATAGTTAGGTAGGCCTACTACATTCAAACAGGGCCATCAGACTGTGCCCACTAGTCATCTATTTAACAGACACAAATATAGCCTAATACGGTAGTGATGTATGAGACCTCCCGAGACAGTATTAAATCACTCTGTTCATTCATCTTAGCTCATCGACATGGTGAAGTGATCATTCTTGCATTATGGGGAGCGAATCTGCTTTGAAGCTTTATCTGACAATAATATTTTTAAGGTTTCTCCCAAACTTTTTTGTAAGAAACTAAAGATAGATCTACATGTTTGATCAATTTTCAGCACACTACAAGTTGCAAATCAACCCCTAACCCAAGGCAAAGTACTATTTCAGTATGATCAATATGGCAATAACTTCACCAAGCCCTCTGATGGGAGGAATGTCCACCATATTGCTCAAATCTATTCAATTCCTTCATATCTAAATAAAGTGCCTTAGTATAGAGGCTAGGGTGGATTTCGAATAGACCCCTAATGTCAGGAAATGAGCAGGATAAGGGGTTGTGTCATCTCATCCATACCCTGTCAGTCTTCAGTACGTAGTACAGGACGAAGAGGGGCACCACTCCGAAGAGCCCACCTAGCAGCGACGTCTTCTTGGTGGCTCTGAAGTGGTTGTAGGGGTTGGTGCGTGCGTACACCCAGCGTGTCAAGGCAGGGTCTTCCTGTAAACACAAAAGAAGCAgcatgcaagtaagcatttctcaGTAAGGTCTACAacagttgtattcggcacatgtgacaaataaaagttgATGTCATTAATGATGGCCATTCTTTGAGAGTTGATGCCAGTCTTATTGCAGTCAACTACTACGCAGGGCAGAAACAGTTGAATGCACAAACAGTCATGTCGCCCCAGAATGCATGTTACTGAATGCAACCCAAATTTGTTTAAATAGCAAAATGACTATGAAATTCTAACATCAAGGTCACATCAACTAAAGTAGCTAACGCCAGGCATTATAAAACCAGCTTGCCTAACGTTAGCTCGCTTACTCTCAAAAACGTTCTGTGATGTTGCCTGTTGTTGGATTATAAATTAGCAAGATAGCTAGTTACGTAGATATACATAAGACAGCATTTGCTGAATAGTTCAAATGCCGAATGCAGGCACATTAACTTGTCGGGTCGGGTTTTCAGTCTGGCTAGCGAATGCTTGCTGGCTACCAAACGTTAGCATTACACTGGTGAACTGTGGGTCTGacattagcaagctagctagcgttagcatgTTAGCTCACTCTGTACTTACAATAAGCTCTTTTCTGTGGGGGTTGTTTAGCTGCATCTGATATTGTCTCTTCAGCTGAGCCCTTAAACCAGCCCTCTCCTCCTCGGCACGTCTCTGGTTCAGCGAAAGGTTGAAATATTCAGCTGGGTCCAACGTTTTTGGCCGAGTGGCCAAGGGCGCTTCTCGGTAGTCCGCCATGTTTGTGAGAAGAGACAGGCAACGAGATTGCCGCAAAATCTCGCGTTATCTCTTCCAGCAATTATGTTTCCCATGGCAACACGAAGCGTTCAAAAATcgaattaaatcaaatcaaactatttgtcacatgcgccgaatacaacaagtgtagactttaccgtgaaatgcttacgtacaagcccttaaccaacagtgcagttcaagaagaagaaaagatTGACCAAGTAGACTCAAATACAAAGTAataattaaaagtaacacaataagaataacaacaacgaggctatatacagggggcaccggtaccgattCCACACCGGACTGTCAACTTTTGAGTGCCGAAAAATTTCCACAAAGACTTCCAAACATCAAAGTCCAATATATTTTACCTAGAGTGCGTTACAATATACATACAATATTTACCAGCAGCATAGCCCCCTGCATCCCattgctggcttgcttctgacgCCAAGCAGGGTTTggcctggatgggagaccagatgctgctggaagtggtgttggagggccggTACgaagcaccctttcctctggtctaaaaaaaatcccaatgccccagggtagtgattggggacatttccctgtgtgtggtgctgtcttttggatggggcATTCACCGGgtttcctgactctctgtggtcactaaagaacccatggcacttattgtaagaatATGGGTGTTAACcgtggtgtcctggctaaattcccaatctggccctcataccatcatggtcacctaatcccTATTTTACAATTGACTCATTCATCCCTGTAActcttccccaggttgttgctgtaaatgagaatatgttctcagtcaacttacctggtaaaataagggcaAAAAATGAATGTTCTAATACCATGACAATGCTTGAACCaaatcaggagaccacttttgagatCTGGGGGAAAAAATCTAAGAAATTTCGATTTTTGAGTGTAGTTGTTAGTTGCCTTTTAATTCAAGTGTACAGGAACCTAGCACTGTTGatttggttagcagtgtttctgttgTACACGAGAAGGAGTTTGCAAAagaaatggccactggattgaaaCATAACATAGGCTACTTTGTACCTAGTTAACATTTAATAGAGaatgtttttgggaaagcctttccatccaCCAGAAGACGGTTAAGCCTATCATTAGCATCTATACTTTTCCTTTTCCTTAATTGTTTGACACCTAaacgcagtggtggaaaaagtactcaattgtcccacttgagtaaaagtaaagataccttaatagaaaatgactcaactaaaagtgaaagtcacccagtaaaatactactcgagtaaaagtctaaaagtatttggttttaaatgtacttaagtatcaaaagtaaatggaactgctaaaatgtacttaagtatcaaaagtaaaagttaaaaccatttcaaattccgtatattaagcaaaccagacagcacaatttattcttatttttttaattgacagatagacataatttacaaacgaagtatttgtgtttagtgagtctgccagatcagtggcagtagggatgaccagggatattctcttgataagAGTGTGAAATtcaccattttcctgtcaaaacataatgagtacttttgagtgtcagggaaaacgtattgtaatgaaacaggcagggagcaggtctcctagcccgaggtccggcgcgctatcgactgtgccgcaaaagcatgctcgtgcggcagagtcgatttccgcgcttataaacccagggtcgttacactactcccttcTTTCAAAGAGCGCGTACTCGCGCTAGCTTGGGACTCTACGttttacaggaacgcgctcaccggccaagcacacgcactgtcgtggatgcaaggtccgatcacttctgacaccaatgtaatgacctgacaagatcataaaggaacaattgtccagacagagagttgagtttacgaattgacggtttattaacccaactttacacaggctactgtttggccgcaacccacgccaaataaacgaaagataccccacaagccaaccgtgaccttctcttgtgaagcccagacgtaagagagagaacaatggctaaacttggtattaacttccaatgctccatccccctgcccacgccactccgccaaacaccaggatgcccggcctcagaacattccaggcatccccgtgattggcagatagcaggtaaATTGGCATGttggaccccgcgaacactggtaagtacaacacaacccactaatagcctaccacataacacaccgctgtctgtgcgggtcgctacagtatggagtaaaaagtacattatttttttttggggggggggggggtgttgtgaagtaaaagtaaaagttggcaaaaatataaatagtaaagtacagatacgccaaaaaatgacttaagtagtactttaaagtatttttacttaagtacttttcaCCACTGTCTAGACGTTTTACTtcatatgaggcatgtcttaccttgcttcaaagtatcCTATAGCCAAAATCCCACCATAGAAACGTGGAGTCAATACTTTTTAAAATAAAGACATACTTATATGtgttctcctgttctattggctttctttcaactttctttcattgtctagcAACCAAAGGCATTagcctagtcatattagtaacccATGATGGTTATTGCATCTTTAAATCCCTCTTTCAAAATTTCGGGAAGGGATATTTCTGTCTGAAACCACTCGCAAGTGCATTTTAAAGCAGTGTTTCAAGCAATTGCTTTTTGGAACGTTCAAGCCTAGGCCTACTGTCATCTGCtcctaaaatgtgaagaaattataataataatttatcaacattttaagctaaacattctgaccTGTTCAATCAGCCTTATTAATTGATATGGCATATACTTCCACTACACCACTTTGATAGGTATCAGTgaggattaagaagtgagtataccCAAAGCCCTCTGAAAAATTAGGGGCTATACTgtgtataccctccactacaacACTGGATGTCATGGCACACCCTTTATGTATCCAGTCATTGTATTGTTTCCCTAGTAGCATAACTGCGGGAAGTAGTTTGGTGGTGGGGGTGCTGCGATATAgatataaagtaccagtcaaaagttaggacccacctactcattcaagggttattctttatttgtctatattgtagaataatagtgaagacttcaaaattactaaataacacatatgaaatcatctagtaaccaaaaaagtgttaacaaatcaaaatatatttaacttatttgagattcttcaaagtagccaccctttgcctcgatgacagctttgcacacgcttggcattctctcaaccagcatcaccaggaatgcttttccaacagtattgaaggagttcccacatatgctgagcacttgttggctgcttttccttcactctgtggtccaactcatcccaaccatctcaattgacttgcctagttaaataaaggttaaattaaattaggattgaggtcgggtgattgtggaggccaggtcatttgatgcggcactccatcactctccttcttggtcaaatagcccttacacagcctggaggtgtgttgggtcattgtcctgttgaaaaacaaatgacaattccactaagtgcaaaccagattggatggcatatcgctgcagaatgctgtggtagccatgctggttaagtgtgccttgaattctaaataaatcactgacagtgtcactagcaaagcacccccacaccatcacacctcctcctccatgtttcacggtgggaaccacacatgtggagatcatccattcacctattcTGCATCTCAGAAAGACATGACGGTTggaaaccaaaaatctccaatttagacgcatcagaacaaaggacagatttccaccggtctaatgtccattgctcatgtttcttggcccaagcaagtctcttcttattattggtgtcctttagtagtggtttctttgcagcaattcgaccatgaaggcctgattcacgcagtctcctctgaacagttgacgttgagatgtgtgtgtgttacttgaactccatgaagcatttatttggactgcaatttctgaggctggtaactctaattaacttatcctctgcagcagaggtaactctgggtcttcctttcctgtggcggtcctcatgagagccagtttcataatagcgcttgatggtttttgtgactgcacttgaagaaacgttcaaatttcttgaaatgttctggattgactgaccttcatgttttaaagtaatgacggattgtcgtttctcttattttagctgttcttgccataatacggacttggtctttcaccaaatagggctatcttctgtataccacccctaccttgtcacaacacaattaattggctcaaacacattgagggaagaaattcaacaaattaacttttaataaggcacccctgttaattgaaatgcattccaggtgactacctcatgaagctggttgcgagaatgccaagattgtgcacagctgtcatcaaggcaaagggttgctactttgaagaatctcaaatataaaatatatttgttgaacacttttttggttactacatgattccatatgtgttatttcatagttttgatgtcttcactattattctacaatgtagaaaatagtaaaaataaagaaaaacctttgaatgagtaggtgtgtccaaacttttgacaggttaCTGTACATATACgctctggaaaaaattaagagaccactgcaaaattatcagcttctctggttttactatttataggtatgtgtttgggtaaaattaaCATTTGAGTTTTTTTcaataaactactgacaacatttctctcaaatcccaaataaaaacattgtcatttagagcatttatttgcagaaattGACAACTGGTCAAAGCAACAAAAAAtatgcagtgttgtcagacctcgaataatgcaaataaaataagttcatattcagttttaaacaacacaatactaatgttttaacttaggaagggttcagaaatcaatatttggtggaataaccctgattttcagTCACAGCTTTCAGGCGTCTTGacatgctctccaccagtctttcacattgacGTTGGGTGACTTCATGCCACTCCTGGTGCAAAATTGaagcagctcggctttgtttgatggcttgtgaccatccatcttcctcttgatcacattccagaggtttccaatggggttcaggtctggagattgggctggccatgacagggtcttgatctggtggtcctccatccacactttgattgacctggctgtgtggcatggagcattgtcttgctggaaaaaccaatcctcagagttggggaacattgtccgagcagaaggaagcaagttttcttccaggacaaccttgtacgtggcttgattcatgcatccttcacaaagacaaatctgcccgattccagccttgctgaagcactcccagatcatcaccgatcctccaccaaatttcacagcgggtgcgagacactgtggcttctaggcctctccaggtctcgcacccactgctattccaccaaatattgatttgtGA
This region of Salvelinus alpinus chromosome 8, SLU_Salpinus.1, whole genome shotgun sequence genomic DNA includes:
- the ndufb4 gene encoding NADH dehydrogenase [ubiquinone] 1 beta subcomplex subunit 4, whose product is MADYREAPLATRPKTLDPAEYFNLSLNQRRAEEERAGLRAQLKRQYQMQLNNPHRKELIEDPALTRWVYARTNPYNHFRATKKTSLLGGLFGVVPLFVLYYVLKTDRDKKEEQIKAGTYDRKFKLAY